CGCATCTCCATTTCGAGATGTTCTACGGCGAGGGCGTTGCTGCCCGCCATCGCCGTGGCGTGCCGCTGGCGTTCGTTGAAGGCTACAATTTCCCCGACCATGAGCAGTGCAATCAGTACATGGGGCAGCGGCTGACGGCGCGCGCTGGCGATACGGAAGCTCCATCGGCACCAGCGCTGCTCGACGCGGGCCAGGGGCAGAATCAAATCGTGCGCTGGCAGGCATCCACGGACTCCGGCTCCGGCGTGCGGGGCTATCAGCTCTACGTCGGCACCGACGCGCAGGGCACCGGCGATTGGTTCGTGACAGAGCCGCAGGCTGCGCTGCCCACGCTGCCGCGCGGGCGCTACTTCGTGCGCGCGCGTGCGCTGGACAACGCCGGTAACGCCTCGCCGTGGGTCACGCTGACTGAGGTCCAGGCGTAACCGACGGCGCGGTCTATGGTATCCTAACAGGGACGCTGCGGCGTCCCTGTTCTATTTTGTTAAAGGTTGCTATGTTGCTGCGTTTTTCCTCATTCGAGCATACCGATCTGGTTCATGCCGTGACGACTCGCCACGGGGGCGTGTCGGCAGGTCCCCACAGCACGCTTAATCTGTCGTTCTCGCGGCCCGACGACCCGGCTGCCGTGCGCGAAAACCGGCGGCGGCTCTACGCGGCGCTGGAGATTCCTGCCGCGCGGGTGGTGCAGGCGGGTCAGATCCACGGCGACGATGTGCTGGTTGTGACGGATGCGCACGCCGGGCGCGGCGCGCTGGATCGCGATTCGGTGCTGCCGCCCGCCGACGCGCTGATCACCAATACGCCGCAGCTCTACCTGCTGGCGTGCTTCGCCGATTGCGTGCCGCTGCTCTTCTTCGATCCCGTGCGGCGCGCGGTGGGCGTGGCGCATGCGGGCTGGCAGGGCACCGTGAAGCAGATCGGCGCGGCGACGGTGCGCGCGATGGCGGCGGCGTTCGGCTCGCGGCCCGCCGATCTTCAGGTGGCGATCGGGCCGTCGGTGGGGCCGTGCTGCTACAACGTGTGGCCGCACGTGGCCGAGCATGTTCGCGCTGCCTTGTCGTCACAGCCGGAGGTGTTGATCGAGCGCGACGGGCAGACCTTCTTCGATCTGTGGCAATCGAATGCCGCGACACTGGTTGCAAGCGGGGTGCAGCCTGAGCGGATCGAGGTCAGCGGCGTGTGTACAGTGCATCACGCCGATCGATTCTTCTCGCATCGCGCGACGAACGGGGCGACCGGACGCTTTGCCGCGATCATTGGGATGCGTGAGTAGGAGCAGTATGGAACTGTCGCAGCAGATCGCGCAGAATATCGCGGCGGTACGCGAGCGCATAGCCGCCGCCGCGCGCCGCGCCGGTCGATCGCCGCAGGAGATCACGCTGATCGCCGTGACCAAGACGCATGCGCCGCAGATAATCGAGGCGGCGCTGGCCGCAGGTGTCGGCGATTGCGGCGAGAACCGCGTGCAGGAGGCCGAGGCCAAGATCGAGGCGCTGGGCCATGAGCGGACGCGCTGGCATCTGATCGGGCATCTTCAGCGCAACAAAGCCCGGCGGGCGGTCGCGCTCTTCGATATGATCCACTCGCTCGACAGCGTCAAGCTGGCCGAGGCGCTCAACCGCCACGTGGAGGAAGACTCATCGTTCGGGTCGCTCCGCCTGCCGGTGCTGCTCCAGGTCAACGTGTCGGGCGAGCCGACCAAGGAAGGCTTCGATCTGGTCGGCGGCGTGGAGAACCGCGCGGCGCTGGCGGATCTGGTGCGGGCGGTCGGGCAGATCGCCGACCTGCCGCAGCTTGAGGTGCAGGGGTTGATGACGATCGCGCCCTACGACCCCGATCCTGAGGTCGCTCGTCCGGTCTTTCGCGCGCTGCGCCGCCTGCGCGACGAGCTGGCGCGGCAGGTGCCGCAGGCGAGCTGGCGGCATCTGTCGATGGGCATGACTGGCGACTTCGAGGTTGCGATCGAGGAGGGAGCGACGCTGGTGCGCGTCGGGCGGGCGATCTTCGGCGAGCGGGAGTGAGCTTGGCTTGGTGACGAGATATATGAACTGATAAGAGGGCAATGCTGAGGATAAACCTTTTACCAATCGCGCTCAAGAAAGGCGCGCGGAGTGATAATGGGAATGGCACGGAATGGATGGAGCGCTAATAAATCATCATCGCCACTAATGATACACGTTGCCATACCATTCGCGGCTACATCCAAGAATTTGTTGTCCTTTGGATCGCGGCATAGCGTAATGTGTTCAGTGATACTTACTGCTTTAGCTTCAGCGAGTAACGTTGTTAAGAAGAGCAAGCGCGTTTGCTCTGTGAGATATTTGTCGAACTTTGGACGGAAAAGTACCTCGCGCAGTTCGTGTATGGTGGCCTCTGAAATCAACACGTGCCCAAGCGCCTGAGCCTGATTGAGCGCCTGACGCGGTAGTGACTGGCGACGCAGGGCCGCGCTGACGAGGACGTTTGTATCGAATACAAAGCGCTTAGTCATCGTCACGAAGCAGCGACTCCAATATCTCGTCGGTTA
The Herpetosiphonaceae bacterium genome window above contains:
- a CDS encoding YggS family pyridoxal phosphate-dependent enzyme; this translates as MELSQQIAQNIAAVRERIAAAARRAGRSPQEITLIAVTKTHAPQIIEAALAAGVGDCGENRVQEAEAKIEALGHERTRWHLIGHLQRNKARRAVALFDMIHSLDSVKLAEALNRHVEEDSSFGSLRLPVLLQVNVSGEPTKEGFDLVGGVENRAALADLVRAVGQIADLPQLEVQGLMTIAPYDPDPEVARPVFRALRRLRDELARQVPQASWRHLSMGMTGDFEVAIEEGATLVRVGRAIFGERE
- the pgeF gene encoding peptidoglycan editing factor PgeF, with the translated sequence MLLRFSSFEHTDLVHAVTTRHGGVSAGPHSTLNLSFSRPDDPAAVRENRRRLYAALEIPAARVVQAGQIHGDDVLVVTDAHAGRGALDRDSVLPPADALITNTPQLYLLACFADCVPLLFFDPVRRAVGVAHAGWQGTVKQIGAATVRAMAAAFGSRPADLQVAIGPSVGPCCYNVWPHVAEHVRAALSSQPEVLIERDGQTFFDLWQSNAATLVASGVQPERIEVSGVCTVHHADRFFSHRATNGATGRFAAIIGMRE
- a CDS encoding putative toxin-antitoxin system toxin component, PIN family, with the translated sequence MTKRFVFDTNVLVSAALRRQSLPRQALNQAQALGHVLISEATIHELREVLFRPKFDKYLTEQTRLLFLTTLLAEAKAVSITEHITLCRDPKDNKFLDVAANGMATCIISGDDDLLALHPFRAIPIITPRAFLERDW
- a CDS encoding peptidoglycan DD-metalloendopeptidase family protein, translated to MLAQRLVALALALALVFGTLSVPTNAEAASPPTLSLPIPLGETWKVIQGYNCGTHTGYDDNAFDLVNTSGRTRGAPVRAAAGGTYWWWGAAGGTVILSHGNGYYTMYSHLESRVPFGKGQFVPAGTVIGTVGSAGTSYSNPHLHFEMFYGEGVAARHRRGVPLAFVEGYNFPDHEQCNQYMGQRLTARAGDTEAPSAPALLDAGQGQNQIVRWQASTDSGSGVRGYQLYVGTDAQGTGDWFVTEPQAALPTLPRGRYFVRARALDNAGNASPWVTLTEVQA